Proteins found in one Anopheles aquasalis chromosome 3, idAnoAquaMG_Q_19, whole genome shotgun sequence genomic segment:
- the LOC126577519 gene encoding vasotab-like: protein MRVAIVLLAIMALICAISSVEGAKCDIMCTADYTPVCGVPRNGQGKPRTFSNRCQISQYNCANKKDYIFQRKGEC from the exons atgcgTGTTGCAATCGTTCTTTTGG CCATTATGGCGCTTATCTGTGCTATATCATCCGTGGAAGGTGCCAAATGCGATATAATGTGTACCGCTGACTATACTCCCGTTTGTGGCGTTCCTCGCAATGGCCAAGGTAAACCCCGGACTTTTAGCAATCGGTGCCAAATCAGCCAGTACAACTGTGCCAACAAAAAAG ATTACATTTTCCAACGTAAAGGAGAGTGTTAA
- the LOC126577520 gene encoding vasotab-like — protein sequence MRVAIVLLAVMALICAMSPVEGTNCDILCTADESPVCGVSRNGQGKRRTFGNRCNMDQYNCDHNKDYIFQREGEC from the exons ATGCGTGTTGCAATCGTTCTATTGG CCGTTATGGCGCTTATCTGTGCTATGTCGCCGGTGGAAGGTACCAATTGCGATATATTGTGTACCGCTGACGAATCTCCCGTTTGTGGCGTATCTCGCAATGGCCAAGGTAAACGTCGAACTTTTGGCAATAGGTGCAACATGGACCAGTACAACTGTGACCACAACAAAG ATTACATTTTCCAACGTGAAGGAGAGTGTTGA